The following proteins are co-located in the Gavia stellata isolate bGavSte3 chromosome 18, bGavSte3.hap2, whole genome shotgun sequence genome:
- the BRI3 gene encoding membrane protein BRI3, translating to MDNKPLLQERPPAYSPAAQGAGYDYGQSNYGAIPAPQPGFQPPPPYPYPGAAAAAGYAVPPPTSQPNYSSTYTIIQQPATTTSVVVVGGCPACRVGVLEDTFTCLGVLCAIVFFPIGILFCLALRQRRCPNCGAAFG from the exons ATGGACAACAAGCCCCTGCTGCAGGAGCGGCCCCCCGCCTACAGCCCCGCCGCCCAGGGCGCGGGCTACGACTACGGGCAGAGCAACTACGGCGCCatccccgccccgcagcccggctTCCAGCCGCCCCCGCCCTACCCCTACCCGGGCGCCGCGGCTGCCGCAG ggTATGCTGTTCCTCCACCGACATCACAGCCAAACTATTCGAGCACGTACACCATTATTCAACAGCCTGCTACCACAACTTCTGTAGTAGTAGTTGGTGGCTGTCCTGCCTGCAG GGTTGGCGTGTTGGAGGACACCTTCACCTGTCTTGGTGTTTTGTGTGCCATTGTATTCTTTCCAATTGGGATTCTGTTCTGTCTTGCACTGAGGCAGAGAAGATGCCCTAATTGTGGGGCAGCTTTTGGCTAA